The DNA sequence CTGGTGCCGAAACGGGTCGCGTTCAGTGAGCGGGTATACATCGCCGCCAGGTAGATGTTGTTCGCGTCATATTTCAGGCCGCCGGTGTAAGCTGTCGCTTTGTCGCCGTTGCCCAGGATGCCGTTGGTGTTGTTGTTCTGATCGTTAGTGCGATCGGAGCTAAACATTGCCGCACCAATACCGAAGCCAGAGCCCAGATCGTAAGTGGTAGACACGCCCCAGCCATCGCCGTTCGCGCCCAGCACATCACGGCCGCCGGTTTCAGTTGCGCTGCTGTTTTTGCCCTGATACTGGACTGCAAAGTTCAGACCATCAACCAGACCAAAGAAGTTGTTGTTACGGTAAGTCGCTACGCCGTTCGCACGCTGGAACATGTAGTTATCTGCGCCGTAGGTATCGCCACCGAATTCTGGCAGGACGTCAGTCCATGCGCCGATGTCGTAAACCACGCCGTAGTTACGGCCGTAATCGAAAGAGCCTGCATCGCCAAATTTCAGGCCTGCAAAGCCAACGCGAGTGTAGCTGTTTGCCGTGCCTTCATTTTCAGTGGTGTTCAGTGCCGCCTGGTATTCCCACTGGCCGTAACCGGTCAGCTGGTCGCTAATCTGGGTTTCACCTTTGAAACCAAAACGCAGGTAGGACTGGTCGCCGTCGGAGCCGTCGTTATCGGAAAAATAGTGCAGACCGTCTACTTTACCAAAGAGGTCAAGTTTATTGCCGTCTTTGTTGTAGATTTCTGCAGCACCTGCAGAACCTGCGATCAGCATCGCCGGGACCATCAGGGAAAGAACGCGAAGTTTCATTTTTATTACCCTCTTGTTATGTGCCTTATTTACCACTGCGTGCTGAACGTCGAAAATTCAGCCGGCAACCACATGTTAGTGTTCACCCAGTAATAATCTATAAAGAAAATGATACTAAATTTCCGAATGTGTTTCATTATGTAAATTAATTATTGCAAATGATTTCAAGAGGGGAGCTTTTGAGCAGCACATATAGGTAAAAAATAGCGCACTTAATGTCAATAAATAAGTAAATTATTCATATTCATCAAGTTAGGTAATGTTAGTTAAGTGAGCACTGAATGATAAAAATAAGTCATCATCAGGTTATACAATGACGTCGCTATCATCATTTTATTTCATTATTATCTTCATTCACCCCGAATGTGTTGTTTTACCCTAATTCCCGCCGGACTTCGTGTTCGGCATTTTTTTATCTGCACTAAAAATGCCTTTCACTTCCCGCTGCGACTGTCTTAATTCCGTCATCAAAAACCACCGAATAATTTATTACCTCTGACGAAGAAAGTCTCGCTAATAAACTATTCAGTGGCGTTATTTCTTACCGTTCGCGCATTGATTCTTTAACTTTATTCAGGGGCTTAATCAGATAATCCATCACCGATTTCTGACCCGTTTTAATTTCCACGTTCGCGACCATGCCCGGCACGATAGGAAACTTACGCCCGGCCTTATTGACCAGCTCCGCTTTCTGAGTGCGCACGTAAACGCGATAGTAATACTGGTCACGTTTGACCTCATCCTGGAGAGTATCGGGCGAGACGGTTTCAACTTCACCGTCCAGATTGCCGTAGATCGATGAGTCGTAGGCGGTGACTTTCACCACGGCTGGCAGGCCAGGTCGAATATAGGCAATATCGCGTGGATTGATACGGGTTTCAATCAGCAGCTGATCTTCCAGCGGAACAATCTCCATCAGCTTGCCTCCCGGTTGCAGAACGCCGCCGACCGTGGTGACCTGGATATCCTTCACAATGCCGCGTACCGGTGAATAAATGGTGGCGCGGGTGAGCTGATCCTCTTTACCGGTCAGTACCTGAAGTTGCGCATCCAGATCGGCATTATTTTTCACCTGTTCTTCGCGCGCTCTTACCGCATAGTCGTTTTTCGCCTCATCAATTTTACCGCGCAGATCGCTTACCTGACGACGCAGCCTGATCACCTCAACCTGTCCGGCAGCGCCTTTCGCCACCAGCGGCTCGGTCATCCGCAGTTCATCCTGCACCAGCTTCATCGACTGGTTGAGGTTACTCACCGTTTCGGTCAAATTGCGTCGACGCGACTGATAGAGCTGGGTTTCCCGGGCGACCAGCTCAGGCTCTTTCAGCGTTTCCGCGCTGAAGGCCAGCGGTGCTCCCGTCAGTTCAGCGCGCAGCCGCTCCGCCGAGGCGCGCAGCGTCCTGGCTTTTGCCGCCGCTTCGCCAAAGTTGGACTGGAACCGCGTGGGATCGAGGCGGGCGATGATTTCCCCTTTGTCGACAATATCGCCCTCATGCACATTCAGCTGATTAACAATACCGCCATCCAGACTTTCAATGACCTGCGCGCGGCTGGAGGGCGTAACCTTACCGGTGCCGACGGTGACTTCGTCAAGGATGGCAAAATGCGCCCAGATAAAGAAAATCACCAGCGCTGCGGTACACAGCCAGATAATGGCCGACGTTTTGCGTTCATTACGTTTCAGGCTGCGATCGACAAGTATCAGGCTCATGCGGCATCTCCTGGTGTTGTGGCCTGTTTGGCCGACTGCGCGGCGGCAGCATTGAGGATCTCATCCCGCTTGCCGTCGGCAATGATGCGTCCGTTATCCATCACGATGATTCTGTCCACCAGCTTCAGCAGCGCCGGCCGGTGCGTCACCAGCACCAGCGTGCGGCCAGAAAGCCAGCCGTGCATCTGACGGATCACGTGATCCTCCAGCGATTCGTCCATTGAGGCGGTCGGCTCATCCATTAGCACGACCTGAGGCTGACGCAGGATCATCCTGCTGAGCATCACCATCTGCCGCTGCCCGCCGGAAAGACCGCGACCGCCCTCATTGATAATACGATCCAGGCTGGCGGCATCCTGCTGCACCAGGCTGAGCGCCCCGCTGACCCGCAGCGCCTGCAACATCTCCTGTTCGCTGGCATGAGGATTTCCCAGCATCAGATTTTGCCGAAGCGTGCCGAAGAACAGACGCGAATCCTGCGACAGCCAGCCAAGCTGACGACGCAAATCGACCGGATCGATACGACGAATATCCACGCCGTCGACGATCACTTTGCCCTGTGTCGCCGTTGCCTGCCCGGCCAGCATTCTGAGCAGCGTGGATTTGCCCGCCCCCACTTTGCCCAGTATGGCAATGCGCTCGCCCGGTTTGATTTGCAGCTGTCCGATAGTGACCACGTTTTTCACGTTTTCTTCATCGTAGCTGTACTGTACGCCACGCAGATCGTAGTGGCCGGTCAGCGTGGGACAGTGCGCCATTTCGCCCTCCTCCGGCTGATCGAGCGGTTTTTTTAGCAGCTCATCCAGACCGGTCATCGCCGTTTTTGCATGTTGCCAGCGTGAAAATACCATGGTCAGCTGCATAAGCGGCGCGATAGTCCGTGAGGAAAGCAGACTGCTGGCAACCAGCGTACCGGTGGTGATGTCCCCTTGCAGCACCAGATACACGCCAAACACCAGCATCCCGGCATAGGTCAGCTGCTGCACGGTGGAGGCCCAGCCCGTCAGCCGCGCGCCCCATAACCTTTGCTGCATCCCAACCGTGGCGCTCACCTCATGAGTCTGCTCCCACTGCCGCTGAAAATAGGGTTCCGCCTGCAACGATTTAATGTCTTCAATGCCTTCGATAGTTTCCACCAGCACCGCGTTACGCAGCGCGCCTTCACGCAGCCCTTCTTTCGCCAGTTTCGCCATCGGGATTTGAATAAGCAGGCCCGGGATCACAATCAGCGGAATAGCCAGAATGGGGATCAGCACCAGCGGCCCACCGATAAAGGCCATGATAAACAGGAACAGCAGCACAAAAGGCATATCAGCGGCGGCGCCCACCGTGGTGGAGGTCAGCAGCTCACGCACCTGATCGATTTCACGCAGCTGAGAGATAAAAGAGCCGGTCGATTTTGGTCGTGCTTCGTTGCGAATGTTCATCGCGCGAGCAAACAGCATCGATGACACTTTTAGATCGATGCGTTTACCCATCAGATCGGAGACCTGGGTACGCATCAGTCGAATCAGATATTCAATGGCCGCTGCAATCAACACGCCAATAAAAAGTACCCAAAGCGTTGGCACTGATTGCGCCGGAATAACGCGGTCGTAAATCTGCATTGAAAAGAGGATCCCGGCCAGCGCAAGCACGTTGCCGACCACTGAGGCAAGGGAAATCTCCATAATCCGACGGCCCATGCCGCGAAAGTTTTCCCAGAACCAGTGCTTTTTATAGGGCTGGACGAATTCGTCGATCCTTGCATCGCGGCCTCGGGCCGCCACGCCAATAATGCCCACCTGTTCCTGGCTTTGTGAAAGCAGCTGTGACAGCTCGCTCTCACGCACCACGTCGCCGCCGTCGCTTAACCAGTAGCGCGCATTGCCTTCGGCATCAATTGTTTCAACCACCACCACGCTGCCGCTTTCCATAATCAGGATCACCGGCGTCACCTCCTGCCGCCAGCGAATTTTATCGCGCGGCGTCATGGTCAGATGCAGCCCGAGCAGCCCGGCGAGTCTTTCCAACTGCTGTGCCGGTGCAAGGTGCTCGAACCAGCGCATCTGCTGGCGTAGCGTGGAGCCATCCGCGGGTTTGCCAAATCTTGCCGCCACGCGCAGCATGGCGTCGATCCAGTTTTCGGTGCTAGCGGTCTTGCTCATAAAAAAACCTTATCTTGTAGGGAGTGGCTTGTGCGCTAAAGCGACGGCAGGGTTTGTCCGCTGTTCGCTTCGCGATCGATGCCCATAATGTCCAGCAGGTTATCAACGGCGGCGGCATAGCGAACCGTGGCGTCCCAGCCATCATAAAGTGCAGTCAGGCGGCTGCTGTCTGCCTGAAAAACGTCCTGCTCCACGCTCAACAGATCGTTGAGGCTGCGCTTATTGAGCTTGTATTCATCGGCGTAAACCGAACGCGTATGATCGGCGCTGCTCAGCTGCTGTTCGCCAGCGGCCTGGCGCTGCTGCGAGCCAATCATGTCGGCATACGCGGTAGAGGCGTGCTGATTGATATCCAGTTTGGCCTGTTGAATGGCGGCTTCGGCGGCTTCACGATCGCCTTCAGCCGCGCGGGTTTTTGCATTGACCAGCCCGCCCTGATACAGCGGCGCTTCAACCTGAAGCTGCAACTGGTTATCCCAGTAGGTATTGGTGTTGGCGTTTCCTTCATAACGAGTGCGACCCGCCACCACTTTGAGCGTTGGCCAGTGATTTGACGACGCCTGGCGGACGCGTTCCCTTGCTGCTTCCTGTTTGCACTGGGCGCTGCGCACGGCGGCGCTTTTTTCATAGGCAATGCGATCGAGGGTGATTTGCTGGCCCAGCAGCGATTGCGGCAAATCGGGCAGATCGTTTGAGACCACGCCGGTAAGCACCGTCAGCTGTGCCTGCGCCGAACGCTCCGAAGCGCGATACTGCTCCATGGTGGCGTGCATACCGGCGATACGGGTTTCAGCCTGCAAGACGTCCGATTGTGAACTTAGTCCGGCATCGGCGCGGTCGTGGGCAATGCTCCTGACTCGCTCAAGCGAGGCGACATTGTTGCGCGCCGCTTCCACCAGCGCGCGATAACGCTTTACCTGCAAATAAGCCTGTAGCGTGTCCTGCGCCACGGTGGTCATGGTGTCATAGAGCGCATAGCGATACGCATCGGAAAGTTTATGCTGTTCGTCAATCGCGCCATTGGTGCGGCCAAAGTCCCACAGCAGCTGACTGAGCGTGATGCCGCCGGAGCCTTTATTTTTAACGGTGCCGGAGGAGTAGGTTTGCTGTGAGCTCCCGCCGGAAGCCTGTAATGAAAGTTGCGGATACCAGGCGCTTTGCGCCGCATCCAGATCCGCTTCACCTACGCGGATCTGCGCAGCGGCTTCAGATATTTTCGGATTACGGGCAAAGGCCCGCAGGATCGCATCTCGCAAAGTCAGTGTTGAAATTTGCTCTTCAGTTGGCGCAGCGCGCCAGTTAAACGCCACCTTCTGTTGTTCCGCTGCCAGCGCGCCCGGACCCGTGCTGCATAACGTGGCCAGCCACAGGGATACCCACACTCTCTTCATCTTTACACCACTGTTTCCATCGTTTTCAAAAATGGCGCGGAGCAGAAGCCCGCCCCGCGCCACCCGAGTCAGGCTGTCTGTACCTGTAAGTTGTGTTGAATTAATACATCGGCCAGCATGCCTTGATAGCTGGCCGATGAGTTGTGGTAAATATCGTACTGCTGACCGTCAACCGTGCGATGGCCAACATCGCTCCAGACACCGCCTTCCGTGGTGCTCAGGTTTACCGTATTGCCCTCAACCCCTTTGATGGTTAGCGTTTCGCTGCCGTTATCCGTCAGCTGCAACAGGTCGGTTTTGCCCAGCGTCAGGCTGTTGGTTCCTGTCGTGCCGAGATCGAGGGTTTCAATACTGCTGACCTGCAAGCCCAGCGAAGCAAAATCCAGCGTCAGATGCGAACCGCTCAGGAGCAATGTGTCGTGACCTGCACCGCCATCGAGGTGACTGAAGTCAAGCGAGGAGAGCCGGAAAGTATCGTCACTTGCCGTGCCGATAATGTTGGCGCTGCCGCTGATGCTTTCTCCGTTCAGGCTGTTTTCCGCCAGGCTGCTATCCGTCACGCTGTCATTGCTCTCCGTCGCCGTGGCCAGGCCGTTATCCGTACCGGAAACCGTTTCGCCATCGGTTGGGTTATCTTCTGCAAGCGTGGCGGTAGCCGCAGTCTCCGTTCCGTCCGGCGTGGTGAGGCTCGCCGTACTCAGCGTGGTGACAAAGCCCACCTGCTGCTCTTCCCAGTTTTCAGCAATGTCCAGCACGCCAAACGTTAGCGTGTTAAAACCGTTCTGAAGCTCATTTGCCGGGATATCTACTGTCCAGCTGCCGTCTTCCGAAACGGTAGCCGTGTAGTAGGTCTGCATGATGTCGCTTTTTAGCGCGACCAGCGTAAGCGGGAAAATGGCCGCCATGGTGCCGCTGACGGTGTAATAGAGCACGCTGTCGTGATAGATGGCGTCGGCCGCGGTGATTTCGTTGGCGGTAACGGTTGGATTACTGGTGCGGGGATGGGTCAACAGCCAGACGTCGCGGCTGGCGCTGGTGCTGTTACCGTCGGCATCGGTGGCGGCCACCGTAAAGGTGTAGTATCCGTCCGCCACGGCTTTCAGGGCATTATCGTCAATCTGCACGCTCCAGCTGTTGCCATTGACGTAGCCTGAATAGGTTTGACCATCCAGCGTTAATTCTACGCGGCTGCCAGAAGCCAGATGCGTACTGGTTCCGGTGACTGCCATGCCGTAGACGCCTTCGCTGATGTTGATGGCGTCATCGGTGCCGACAATATCAATAGTCAGCGTCGGCAGCGCGTCGGTGGTGTAAACACTGACGTCAAGTGAAGTGCTGCTGGCATTGCCCGATCTGCTGGCGATGGTTGCCGACAGGGTGTAGTCGCCAGGTGCCATCGCCTGAACTTCCGCCGCCGACATGCTGGCCTGCCAGGTGCCGTTGGCCGCTACCGTGATTTGCCATGTGGCGGCTCCCAGCGTTAACGTCACGATATTACCCACATCGCCGGTGCCGCTGAGCACCAGCGGATCGGTGATGTCACTGGCGTTGATGCGGTTGCCATCCGCCAGCTCGCTGAGGGTGACATGCGGCATCACGCTGTCGGTCACAAAAGTGGCGCAGGTGGTGCCGGTCTCGCCTTCGGCGTTGGTCACGGTAACGTGAGCCCAGTGCCTGCCGTCGACAAAATTGCTGGCCGCCATCTGGGCCGGGGTCAGAAGCAGCGTCCAGCTGCCCCCTTCCGTTACCGTTGCCTGATAGGTTGTACTGCCAATTTTTACCACTACCGACTGGCCGCTGCCGGTGATGCCGGTAGTGCCGCTCAGGGTCTCATCGTGGCTTCTTTCCTGCACGTTTAACCAGTAATCAACGAACGGCGTGGTAATCGTCGGTTTTGGCGTTGCGGTTGCCGCTGCCGCCGCGGTGGCTTCAGCGGTGATGCTGTCGGCAGCGGTGGCGATGGTCGCCGCTGTGGAGAGCGTTGTTGCCGTGCTGTCGACAGGATTATCGGCAACCAGCACGGCAACAGCAGAATCCGCGACGACGCTGAGTGAGGGAGCATCGGGCGTGTTAACGTAAATCGTCTGCTCAAACCAGTTTCCCGCCCGATCCTGAATGCCAAACTCCACGCTGCCCAACTCATACGCACGAACGTCTACGCTCCAGCTGCCATCTTCATTAATAACGCCATCAAACCAGCCTTTATCGCTGCCATGAATAGAGAAGAGAGAAACAGGGAATGTGCCTTCTGCGGTGCCGCTGACCTTATACCAGAGCTGGCCATCGTGATAAACCGCATCAGCCTGTGTCACGTCATTCACCGTGACTACCGGATTGCTGCTGTTGTAATGGGTAATCAACAACAGATCGCGGCTGGTACTGGTACTGTTACCATTTGCATCCGTGGCCCTGACCGCCACGGTATAAGTTCCGTCGGTAAGGCTGGCGAGATCGGTATCGCTTAGCTGTACAGACCAGCTATTGTTGCCATAAACGCCGCCGGTCCAGGTTTTGCCGTCTATGGTCAGTTCAATCATGGTGCCGGTTGGCAGATGCGCGCTGGTGCCGGTGATTTCGACGCCATAAATCCCTTCGCGGTAGTTAACAGCATCATCCCCGGAAATGGGGTTAATCGTGA is a window from the Pantoea sp. CCBC3-3-1 genome containing:
- the ompC gene encoding porin OmpC — encoded protein: MKLRVLSLMVPAMLIAGSAGAAEIYNKDGNKLDLFGKVDGLHYFSDNDGSDGDQSYLRFGFKGETQISDQLTGYGQWEYQAALNTTENEGTANSYTRVGFAGLKFGDAGSFDYGRNYGVVYDIGAWTDVLPEFGGDTYGADNYMFQRANGVATYRNNNFFGLVDGLNFAVQYQGKNSSATETGGRDVLGANGDGWGVSTTYDLGSGFGIGAAMFSSDRTNDQNNNTNGILGNGDKATAYTGGLKYDANNIYLAAMYTRSLNATRFGTSSTDDSTAYGYADKADNWELVAQYQFDFGLRPSLAFVSSRGTDIQGYGKQNLKKYVDVGATYYFNKNMSTYVDYQINLLDDNNFTDDAGINTDDVVALGLVYQF
- a CDS encoding HlyD family efflux transporter periplasmic adaptor subunit, with the translated sequence MSLILVDRSLKRNERKTSAIIWLCTAALVIFFIWAHFAILDEVTVGTGKVTPSSRAQVIESLDGGIVNQLNVHEGDIVDKGEIIARLDPTRFQSNFGEAAAKARTLRASAERLRAELTGAPLAFSAETLKEPELVARETQLYQSRRRNLTETVSNLNQSMKLVQDELRMTEPLVAKGAAGQVEVIRLRRQVSDLRGKIDEAKNDYAVRAREEQVKNNADLDAQLQVLTGKEDQLTRATIYSPVRGIVKDIQVTTVGGVLQPGGKLMEIVPLEDQLLIETRINPRDIAYIRPGLPAVVKVTAYDSSIYGNLDGEVETVSPDTLQDEVKRDQYYYRVYVRTQKAELVNKAGRKFPIVPGMVANVEIKTGQKSVMDYLIKPLNKVKESMRER
- a CDS encoding type I secretion system permease/ATPase, with product MSKTASTENWIDAMLRVAARFGKPADGSTLRQQMRWFEHLAPAQQLERLAGLLGLHLTMTPRDKIRWRQEVTPVILIMESGSVVVVETIDAEGNARYWLSDGGDVVRESELSQLLSQSQEQVGIIGVAARGRDARIDEFVQPYKKHWFWENFRGMGRRIMEISLASVVGNVLALAGILFSMQIYDRVIPAQSVPTLWVLFIGVLIAAAIEYLIRLMRTQVSDLMGKRIDLKVSSMLFARAMNIRNEARPKSTGSFISQLREIDQVRELLTSTTVGAAADMPFVLLFLFIMAFIGGPLVLIPILAIPLIVIPGLLIQIPMAKLAKEGLREGALRNAVLVETIEGIEDIKSLQAEPYFQRQWEQTHEVSATVGMQQRLWGARLTGWASTVQQLTYAGMLVFGVYLVLQGDITTGTLVASSLLSSRTIAPLMQLTMVFSRWQHAKTAMTGLDELLKKPLDQPEEGEMAHCPTLTGHYDLRGVQYSYDEENVKNVVTIGQLQIKPGERIAILGKVGAGKSTLLRMLAGQATATQGKVIVDGVDIRRIDPVDLRRQLGWLSQDSRLFFGTLRQNLMLGNPHASEQEMLQALRVSGALSLVQQDAASLDRIINEGGRGLSGGQRQMVMLSRMILRQPQVVLMDEPTASMDESLEDHVIRQMHGWLSGRTLVLVTHRPALLKLVDRIIVMDNGRIIADGKRDEILNAAAAQSAKQATTPGDAA
- a CDS encoding TolC family outer membrane protein, with protein sequence MKRVWVSLWLATLCSTGPGALAAEQQKVAFNWRAAPTEEQISTLTLRDAILRAFARNPKISEAAAQIRVGEADLDAAQSAWYPQLSLQASGGSSQQTYSSGTVKNKGSGGITLSQLLWDFGRTNGAIDEQHKLSDAYRYALYDTMTTVAQDTLQAYLQVKRYRALVEAARNNVASLERVRSIAHDRADAGLSSQSDVLQAETRIAGMHATMEQYRASERSAQAQLTVLTGVVSNDLPDLPQSLLGQQITLDRIAYEKSAAVRSAQCKQEAARERVRQASSNHWPTLKVVAGRTRYEGNANTNTYWDNQLQLQVEAPLYQGGLVNAKTRAAEGDREAAEAAIQQAKLDINQHASTAYADMIGSQQRQAAGEQQLSSADHTRSVYADEYKLNKRSLNDLLSVEQDVFQADSSRLTALYDGWDATVRYAAAVDNLLDIMGIDREANSGQTLPSL